The Rhinolophus ferrumequinum isolate MPI-CBG mRhiFer1 chromosome 6, mRhiFer1_v1.p, whole genome shotgun sequence genome has a window encoding:
- the B2M gene encoding beta-2-microglobulin, with product MSVPVTLVLLGLLCLSGLDAEPRSPRVQVYSRHPAENGKPNYLNCYVSGFHPPQIEIDLLKNGEKMKVEQSDLSFSKDWSFYLLVHANFTPSAEDEYTCRVKHITLSQPKRVKWDQYN from the exons ATGTCTGTCCCGGTGACTTTGGTCCTTCTCGGACTGCTCTGTCTGTCTGGCCTGGACGCCGAACCTC GTTCTCCAAGGGTTCAAGTTTACTCACGGCATCCAGCAGAGAATGGAAAGCCAAATTACCTGAATTGCTATGTGTCTGGGTTCCATCCACCCCAGATTGAAATTGATTTGCTGAAGAATGGGGAGAAGATGAAAGTGGAGCAGTCAGACCTGTCTTTCAGCAAGGACTGGTCTTTCTACCTTCTGGTGCATGCAAATTTCACTCCTAGTGCTGAGGATGAGTACACTTGCCGTGTGAAGCACATTACTCTCTCTCAGCCCAAGAGAGTTAAGTGGG ATCAATATAACTAA